The DNA region CCGAGATCGTGTACCAGACGGCGCGGGTGTGCAGGCTCTGCTCCGGCAGATCCAGCGGAGTCTGGTCCAGCACCTCACCGGAAGGACGCCTCCGCAAGTAGCCGACCACTTGCGAACTGACCGACACCTCGCCGAGGTTCACCGTGACCCCGCCGTGCACGCTGGTCTCCTCGGTGCGCAGCACACTGATGTCGACGATCTCGCGCGGCGACGTGGTCCAGTCCGGATCTTCCGCGTGCACCAGCGCGAGCCCGGTCTCCAAATCCAGTTCGTCGACCACATAGGACGAACCCTGGTGCAGGTACACCGCGCCGGGATGCACCGCGTAACAGGCGGAACCCGGGTCGACGGTGCCGAGCATGCGGCCCGAATCGGCCTCCACCACGGCGATCTGCTCGCCGCCGGAACCGCGGATGCCGACCTCGGCGTGCGGCCGGTCGCGCGAGGTCCAGTACCAGCCGCTCGTCCGGCGCCGGACGATCTTCTCCGCGACCAGATCGGCGAGCACGGCACGCGCCGAGTCGCCGCCGAAGGCCGCGACCTCCGGCTCGGTCAACGGGAGTTCGGCGATGGCGCACGCCAGCTGCGGGCCGAGGACATACGGATTCGACGGGTCGAGGACGGCGGCTTCCACCGGCCGGTCCAGGATCGCGGCCGGATGGTGCACGAGATAGGTGTCCAGCGGATCGTCCCTGGCCACGAACACGACCAGAGCCGCGTCTCCCGCGCGCCCGGCCCGGCCCGCCTGCTGCCAGAACGAGGCGAGCGTGCCGGGGTATCCGGCCAGCACCACCGCGTCCAGCCCCGCGATGTCGACGCCGAGTTCGAGCGCGTTCGTCGTCGCGACGCCGAGCAGCCGCCCGGACAGCAACGCCGCTTCGAGGGCGCGCCGCTCCTCCGGCAGGTAGCCCGAGCGATACGCGGCCACGGATTCCGCCAGCGAACCGTCCACTTCGGACAGAATGCGCCGGGCGCCGAGCGCGGTCAGCTCCGCGCCTCGCCGCGACCGGACGAACGCCAGCGAGCGAGCGCCTTCGATGACCAGTTCGGCGAGGATGCGGGAAGCCTCGGCCCCGCCGAGCGCCGCACGGGTGCCCCGTTCTCGCCCGAGAGTTCCGACAGCAGCGGCGGCTCCCACAACGCGACCGTGCGGGCGCCGCGGGGTGAACCGTCTTCGGTGACCGGGACACAGTCCTGTCCGGTGAGTTTCGACGCGAACGCCGCCGGGTCCGCCGTTGTCGCGGACGCGAGGACGAAGACCGGCGAAGCGCCGTAGTACGCCGCGACCCTCCGCAGCCTGCGCAGCAGGAGCGCCACGTGGGAGCCGAAGACCCCGCGATAGCTGTGGCACTCGTCGACGACGACGAACGCGAGCCGCCGGAAGAACCGGGACCAGCGCGCGTGCGACGAGAGGATCCCGCGGTGCAGCATGTCCGGGTTCGTGAACACCCAGTTCGCGTGCGCGCGGACCCAGTCCCGCTCCTCCAGCGGGGTGTCGCCGTCGAACGACGCCGCCCGTGCCTTCTTGATGTCCAAAGAGGACACCGCGCGCAACTGGTCGGCGCCGAGCGCCTTGGTCGGCGACAGGTACAGCGCCGACGCCCGCTCGTCCTCGACCAGCGCCGAAAGCACCGGCAGCTGGTACGCGAGCGACTTACCCGACGCGGTACCGGTGGAGATCACGACGTGCTCGCCCGCGCGGGCGAGCGACGCGGCTTCCGCCTGATGCCGCCACGGCGCCTTGACGCCGTTCGCTCGCAGCGCCTCGACGACCGGGGCCGCCGCCCACTCCGGCCAGTCCACCGAATCCGCCGCACGGGCGGGCAGCTCGGCCACATGGGTGACCGGGTACAGCGAAGCCGGGATCCCCGCCGTCGCGCGGTCGAGAAGCCGCCGCCCTTTGCCGGGTCGCACCGTGCCGTCCACCTTCCGAGCTTCGCACAGCGCACCGACAGAAACGGGCCGCCGCCGAGCGGATCGGGCACTGGAAGCGGCCGTCGATGATCGATACAGTGACCAGCCTCACAAGGTAACGGAACGTGCGGTGGCGGGGACGCCTTGCCGTCCGCCATCCCACTACCAATACACTCCCGCAATCCACACCGACTGTGGCGAGCGTCATGTGAGACGTGCCTTGCAGTGCGACTAGCGTGACGTTCGGTTCAGTTCCCCATGCCAACGTCGGCACGCCGGTTCCATCGGCGGATCGTCGTTGGCCAACGGCGACGTCTCCAGGAGGACGAATGTCCCGGCAGTTCCTCGCGGAGGGCGAACTCACGCTCTCCGGAGGTGGTTACACCATCGTCGGTGTAATCGCCGTGGTCGCCCTTGCCGCACTGGTCATCGGCTACGTTCTGCTCAAGGAGGTGCTGGCCGCCGGCCAGGGCACCACCAAGATGCAGGACATCGCGAAGGCAGTGCAGGAAGGCGCGGCTGCCTATCTGAAACGGCAGCGCAACACCCTCGCGATCTTCGGTGCGATCGTGTTCGTACTGCTCTTCGCCTTGCCGGCCGATGACTGGAACGAGAAGATCGGCAGGTCGATCTTCTTCCTGGTCGGCGCGGCGTTCTCCTTCGCGATCGGCTATCTCGGCATGTGGCTGGCGACGCAGGCGAACCTGCGCGTCGCCGCCGCTTCGCGGGAGGAAGGCGGTCGCGAAAAGGCGATGCGCGTGGCCTTCCGCACCGGTGGCGTGGTCGGCATGATCACCGTCGGTCTCGGTCTCTTCGGTGCCGCGGTGGTCGTCCTCGTCTACACCGGACAGGCCCCGAAGGTGTTGGAGGGCTTCGGTTTCGGTGCCGCGCTGATCGCGATGTTCATGCGTGTCGGCGGCGGTATCTTCACGAAGGCCGCCGATGTCGGCGCGGACCTGGTCGGCAAGGTCGAGCAGGGCATCCCCGAGGACGACCCGCGCAACGCGGCCACCATCGCCGACAACGTCGGTGACAACGTGGGCGACTGCGCCGGGATGGCGGCGGACCTCTTCGAGTCGTACGCGGTCATGCTCGTGGCGGCACTGATCCTGGGCAGCACCGCCTTCGGCGTGCACGGTCTGATCTTCCCGCTCATCGTTCCCGCCATCGGCGTGATCACCGCGGTCATCGGTGTCTACATCACCAAGGCCAAAGCGGGCGAAGGCGGTCTGGTCACGATCAACCGCTCCTTCTACATCTCCGCCGGTATTTCCGCGGTGCTCTCGACGATCGCGGCGTTCGTCTACCTGCCCGGTTCGTTCTCCGAGCTGACCGGCGGCGCCACGAACGAGTCCGGGAACCCGGCGCTCATCGCGACCATCTCGGTCATCATCGGCATCGTGCTCGCGGCGATCATCCTCAAGATCACCGGGTACTACACCGGCACCGAGCACAAGCCGGTGAAGGAGGTCGGCAAGTCTTCGGAAACCGGTGCGGCGACGGTGATCCTGGCCGGTATCTCGGTCGGTTTCGAGTCCGCCGTGTACACCGCGCTCGTCATCAGCGCGGCCGTGTTCGGCGCGTACCTGCTCGGCGGCGGCGTCGCGTTGTTCGCCGTGGCGCTGGCCGGTACCGGTCTGCTCACCACGGTCGGCGTCATCGTCGCCATGGACACCTTCGGCCCGGTTTCGGACAACGCGCAGGGCATCGCGGAGATGTCGGGCGACGTCGACGAGGACGCGGCGCAGATCCTCACCGAGCTCGACGCGGTCGGCAACACCACCAAGGCCATCACCAAGGGCATCGCGATCGCCACGGCGGTTCTCGCGGCGACGGCGCTGTTCGGGTCCTATCAGGACGCGATCAGCAAGGCGCTGAAGTCGATCCCGGAGGCGGCGCAGGCCAGCGCGTCCGCGCTGAACTTCTTCGTCAACGAAGTGGTCAGCCCGAACACCCTGGTCGGTGTCATCATCGGCGCGGCGGTCGTGTTCCTGTTCTCCGGTCTCGCGGTCAACGCGGTGTCCCGGGCCGCCGGCGCGGTCGTCTACGAAGTGCGCCGCCAGTTCCGCGACATCCCGGGGATCATGGAGGGCACCACCCGTCCCGAGTACGGCCGGGTCGTCGACATCGTCACGCGCGATTCGCTGCGTGAGCTGACCACGCCCGGTCTGCTCGCGGTCTTCGCCCCCATCGCGGTCGGGTTCGGCCTCGGCACCGGCGCGCTCGCCGGCTACCTGGCCGGCGCGATCGCGACCGGCACCCTGATGGCGATCTTCCTCGCCAACTCCGGTGGCGCCTGGGACAACGCGAAGAAGCTCGTGGAGGACGGGAACCACGGCGGCAAGGGTTCGGACGCGCACGAGGCCACCATCATCGGTGACACCGTCGGCGACCCGTTCAAGGACACCGCCGGTCCCGCGATCAACCCGCTGATCAAGGTGATGAACCTGGTGTCGGTGCTGATCGCCCCGGCGGTCGTGCAGTTCTCGATCGGCGCGGACGCCAACGTCGGCATCCGCATCGCGATCTCGCTGGTCGCCGTCGCGATCATCGTCGCGGCGATCGTGGTCTCCAAGCGCCGCGAGTCGGTTCTTTCCGAGACGCCAGCGGAAGCGAAGGCGTAACACCGAACAGTTCCCCTCCGCC from Amycolatopsis sp. EV170708-02-1 includes:
- a CDS encoding sodium-translocating pyrophosphatase, which codes for MSRQFLAEGELTLSGGGYTIVGVIAVVALAALVIGYVLLKEVLAAGQGTTKMQDIAKAVQEGAAAYLKRQRNTLAIFGAIVFVLLFALPADDWNEKIGRSIFFLVGAAFSFAIGYLGMWLATQANLRVAAASREEGGREKAMRVAFRTGGVVGMITVGLGLFGAAVVVLVYTGQAPKVLEGFGFGAALIAMFMRVGGGIFTKAADVGADLVGKVEQGIPEDDPRNAATIADNVGDNVGDCAGMAADLFESYAVMLVAALILGSTAFGVHGLIFPLIVPAIGVITAVIGVYITKAKAGEGGLVTINRSFYISAGISAVLSTIAAFVYLPGSFSELTGGATNESGNPALIATISVIIGIVLAAIILKITGYYTGTEHKPVKEVGKSSETGAATVILAGISVGFESAVYTALVISAAVFGAYLLGGGVALFAVALAGTGLLTTVGVIVAMDTFGPVSDNAQGIAEMSGDVDEDAAQILTELDAVGNTTKAITKGIAIATAVLAATALFGSYQDAISKALKSIPEAAQASASALNFFVNEVVSPNTLVGVIIGAAVVFLFSGLAVNAVSRAAGAVVYEVRRQFRDIPGIMEGTTRPEYGRVVDIVTRDSLRELTTPGLLAVFAPIAVGFGLGTGALAGYLAGAIATGTLMAIFLANSGGAWDNAKKLVEDGNHGGKGSDAHEATIIGDTVGDPFKDTAGPAINPLIKVMNLVSVLIAPAVVQFSIGADANVGIRIAISLVAVAIIVAAIVVSKRRESVLSETPAEAKA